A window of the Fibrobacter sp. UWH4 genome harbors these coding sequences:
- a CDS encoding glycosyltransferase translates to MPEKRKILFVCDKNECTSFGRLTMNLVKAVAGEFEPHVLWLKTPKFFGDKDNGKKLDASKLENPYVSHEVWAKSLYTGFIGFRSPLKKLVKKIQPEIVFFIRPELGFLVPVVKGCAKTVMFVHDTFAETLYPNSLKFRLLNLFYIRPTVRADYFVYNSGWTREEASSYFGPQMSQKPGSVIGCPIDSALFNKPESRPTFEEKKKFLRKYGIKNFDGMCLNVSLDEPRKNIETFFEMARLRPHVAFVRVGKFSERLRAIVNEKKLYNVYHFSEFHAEELRDFYRHADLMVYPSLLEGFGLPPIEAIACGTPAVGASTSAVKENLEGVCPLVDPPTDAEAFACVLDRVLAGENVLDNEKAVALLDRCSMDAFRQRVVEFFKTL, encoded by the coding sequence ATGCCCGAGAAGCGAAAAATCCTGTTTGTCTGTGACAAGAACGAATGTACCAGTTTTGGACGCCTGACAATGAACCTCGTCAAGGCTGTGGCGGGGGAGTTCGAACCCCATGTGCTATGGCTCAAGACTCCGAAGTTCTTTGGCGACAAGGATAATGGAAAAAAACTTGACGCTTCAAAGCTTGAGAATCCTTATGTTTCTCATGAGGTGTGGGCAAAGTCGCTTTATACGGGTTTCATCGGATTCCGTTCACCGCTAAAAAAACTGGTCAAGAAAATCCAACCGGAAATCGTTTTCTTTATCCGTCCAGAATTGGGCTTCTTGGTTCCCGTGGTCAAGGGATGTGCCAAGACTGTGATGTTTGTTCACGACACCTTTGCCGAAACGCTTTATCCGAATTCTCTTAAATTTAGACTGCTTAATTTGTTCTATATCCGGCCGACGGTCAGGGCTGATTATTTTGTCTATAACTCGGGCTGGACCCGCGAAGAAGCCTCTAGCTATTTTGGACCGCAGATGTCGCAAAAACCGGGCTCCGTCATCGGCTGTCCCATTGATAGCGCCCTGTTCAATAAGCCTGAATCTAGGCCGACTTTCGAAGAAAAGAAAAAATTTCTCCGCAAGTACGGTATCAAGAATTTTGATGGTATGTGCCTAAATGTGAGCCTCGACGAACCGCGCAAGAATATCGAGACTTTCTTCGAAATGGCACGTCTCAGGCCGCATGTCGCCTTTGTTCGTGTAGGCAAGTTCTCGGAACGCCTGCGTGCCATCGTGAATGAAAAGAAACTCTACAATGTGTACCATTTCAGCGAGTTCCATGCGGAGGAATTGCGCGATTTTTATCGCCATGCCGACTTGATGGTTTATCCGTCTTTATTGGAAGGGTTCGGTCTTCCTCCTATCGAGGCTATCGCTTGCGGAACACCTGCTGTCGGGGCGTCGACTTCGGCTGTCAAAGAAAATCTCGAGGGAGTCTGCCCGTTGGTAGACCCGCCTACAGATGCCGAGGCTTTTGCATGCGTATTGGACCGCGTCCTTGCGGGAGAAAATGTCCTGGATAACGAAAAAGCGGTCGCTTTGTTGGACCGCTGTTCCATGGATGCTTTCCGGCAGAGGGTTGTCGAGTTCTTCAAGACCCTGTAA
- a CDS encoding rhodanese-like domain-containing protein has translation MKRLMLIAVSALFMMAGCEENKSEKAADVKTAAPAVVNQTVSATQQVAEQNAIKSIDWNKALEMNAAGAVFVDVRNPPELNEGYAPNAVNIPLPELKQRVGELPKDKDLLIYCRSGRRSEAATRILMEQGYDRVYNVLGGYLAFPKK, from the coding sequence ATGAAAAGGTTGATGCTGATTGCTGTTTCTGCACTGTTTATGATGGCAGGTTGCGAAGAGAACAAGTCTGAAAAGGCTGCCGATGTTAAAACGGCTGCGCCGGCGGTTGTGAACCAGACCGTTTCTGCCACACAGCAGGTTGCTGAACAGAATGCCATCAAGTCCATTGATTGGAACAAGGCGCTTGAAATGAATGCTGCCGGAGCGGTCTTTGTGGATGTACGCAATCCTCCTGAATTGAACGAGGGCTATGCGCCGAATGCGGTGAACATTCCGCTTCCTGAACTCAAGCAACGTGTGGGAGAACTTCCCAAGGACAAGGACTTGCTGATTTACTGCCGTTCTGGCCGTCGTAGCGAAGCCGCCACTCGAATCCTGATGGAACAGGGTTACGATCGCGTGTATAACGTGCTTGGCGGTTATCTTGCTTTCCCGAAAAAATAA
- a CDS encoding RDD family protein, whose protein sequence is MIWYYIDESVTDGERRKGPYNIDEIRDFVKNGTIKEETLVWHSGMESWTHWKDTEESKEVPLSEEEQIKAALEAIIAEHNKGKHYAGFLIRGIAYLVDNIILSAIGLLILMTMSKTQLIDLNAIGEAMNAYVNNPTSDEALMNVLNFPGMHVFLIIWGVLQAAYYVIFTAIKAATPGKMLVHVHVESAAGEKISWIESAIRFIASLFTQCTLAFYGLGYLIVMIDPKRRALHDFVAHTRVVYNKKNK, encoded by the coding sequence ATGATATGGTACTACATAGATGAATCCGTGACAGACGGTGAACGACGCAAGGGTCCTTATAATATCGACGAAATCAGGGACTTTGTCAAAAACGGCACCATCAAGGAAGAAACTTTGGTGTGGCATTCGGGTATGGAATCCTGGACCCACTGGAAAGACACCGAAGAATCCAAGGAAGTTCCGCTTTCCGAAGAAGAACAAATCAAGGCCGCATTGGAAGCTATCATTGCCGAGCACAATAAAGGCAAGCACTATGCGGGATTCCTTATCCGCGGAATCGCCTACCTGGTCGACAACATCATCTTGAGCGCCATCGGTCTCCTGATTCTGATGACCATGAGCAAAACGCAGCTGATAGACCTGAACGCCATCGGCGAAGCCATGAACGCCTATGTCAACAACCCGACCTCTGACGAAGCCCTGATGAACGTGCTGAACTTCCCCGGAATGCATGTATTCCTCATTATTTGGGGCGTGCTTCAGGCGGCCTACTACGTCATCTTCACCGCAATCAAGGCTGCAACTCCCGGCAAGATGCTGGTGCATGTCCATGTAGAATCTGCGGCAGGCGAAAAAATCAGCTGGATAGAATCTGCCATCCGGTTTATCGCCAGCCTGTTTACCCAATGCACACTTGCATTCTACGGTCTAGGCTACCTTATCGTAATGATTGACCCCAAGCGTCGCGCCCTACACGATTTTGTCGCACACACCCGCGTGGTCTACAACAAGAAGAACAAGTAA
- the ribD gene encoding bifunctional diaminohydroxyphosphoribosylaminopyrimidine deaminase/5-amino-6-(5-phosphoribosylamino)uracil reductase RibD, producing the protein MNFLQLAFDESLLAVGISRPNPAVGAVVVKDGIVVGKGRTQRPGNAHAEVMALRDAGENARGAAIFVTLEPCCHYGRTPPCTKAIIEAGIAEVYFAHADPNPLVRGKSRKILEEAGIKVFEGLEACEKAVAEESWDDVCGDEGCKVLSGPVDPAASRAESRAESRMLFHEIERFFEAYDYFVRNKATFVEIKSAVSQEGVIGTLLADGSRAPLKITAQGANCWNHELRAMSDAVLVGAGTLLADNPGLDVRFARGNNPVKILWAGHRTFSAPEIAGLRFFDCTDASADSRLVFSCVEQPNIQGIEVILLPHATFAENWKEMLANLACRGMHRLMVEPGARLAAALFECGGWNRLDLWQSSDAAVDRSLESSGLSGIPYPELPHGVVARESFMIGPDVLTVYEKS; encoded by the coding sequence ATGAACTTTTTGCAACTAGCTTTTGATGAATCCCTCCTGGCGGTAGGGATTAGTCGGCCGAACCCTGCGGTGGGTGCGGTGGTTGTGAAGGACGGGATTGTCGTCGGGAAGGGGCGGACGCAGCGCCCGGGAAACGCGCATGCCGAAGTGATGGCGCTGCGTGACGCGGGCGAGAACGCCCGCGGCGCGGCCATTTTCGTGACGCTTGAACCCTGCTGCCATTATGGCCGCACGCCCCCCTGCACCAAGGCGATTATCGAAGCCGGAATTGCGGAAGTCTACTTTGCTCATGCGGATCCGAATCCGCTCGTTCGTGGCAAGAGCCGCAAGATTCTCGAAGAGGCCGGTATCAAGGTCTTTGAGGGGCTTGAAGCTTGCGAGAAGGCTGTAGCGGAGGAATCGTGGGACGATGTTTGCGGTGACGAAGGCTGCAAGGTCCTTTCGGGACCGGTGGATCCTGCTGCGTCCCGAGCCGAATCCCGTGCCGAGAGTCGGATGCTTTTTCACGAGATAGAACGTTTCTTCGAAGCCTACGATTATTTTGTTCGCAACAAGGCGACCTTCGTCGAAATCAAGTCTGCCGTATCGCAGGAGGGAGTCATAGGAACTCTCCTTGCCGATGGCTCGCGCGCCCCTTTAAAAATTACCGCTCAGGGGGCCAACTGCTGGAATCACGAACTTCGCGCGATGAGCGATGCGGTCCTCGTAGGTGCAGGAACGCTTCTGGCGGATAATCCCGGCTTGGACGTGCGCTTTGCCCGCGGGAACAATCCGGTGAAAATCCTCTGGGCGGGGCATCGGACTTTCTCTGCGCCCGAAATCGCCGGACTCCGTTTCTTTGACTGTACCGACGCGTCCGCCGATTCCCGGCTCGTGTTTTCATGCGTCGAACAGCCGAATATTCAGGGAATTGAAGTCATCCTGCTTCCTCACGCAACGTTCGCCGAGAATTGGAAAGAGATGCTTGCGAACCTTGCTTGTCGGGGAATGCATCGCCTGATGGTGGAACCGGGGGCGCGCCTTGCGGCGGCCCTGTTCGAATGTGGTGGGTGGAATCGTCTGGATCTGTGGCAATCCTCCGATGCCGCTGTCGATCGTTCGCTGGAGTCTTCGGGCCTTTCCGGAATTCCTTATCCTGAATTGCCCCATGGGGTCGTTGCGAGGGAATCCTTTATGATTGGACCGGATGTGTTGACTGTTTACGAAAAATCGTAA
- a CDS encoding aminoglycoside phosphotransferase family protein yields the protein MNQVVSPAIQQFLSSHGYADYEVTPIAGAGSGRKYYRVATDNRSSVLQVSASVDEDFKRFVDYSESFSSFGLPVPRIYCVDESSCSVLQEDLGEHNLLDNILPPGHEKKTGNVRILYPEVIDSLIKWQDVSRSLFSSRSDLWLRRFDFDALKWETDYFTENYLKAHKGIAEIPECVRQFYSLLAISVEAQHKVLMHRDFQSQNIMVKPNSEIAFVDFQGARRGAMFYDLASLLWDPYVELSLTEIKDFFEYWRISYREAKTYSKDDAWEAFIHASLQRVMQAMGAYCFLSRVKKIEKFEQFIEPGKRQLRIVFDEFKKMAKATSPQVFDFMDKALV from the coding sequence ATGAATCAAGTTGTTTCGCCCGCTATTCAACAGTTTTTGTCGTCCCACGGCTATGCCGATTATGAAGTGACCCCTATTGCCGGTGCCGGTTCGGGCCGCAAGTATTACCGTGTTGCAACGGATAATCGTAGTTCCGTCTTGCAGGTCTCCGCCTCTGTTGACGAAGACTTCAAACGCTTTGTTGACTATTCCGAATCCTTCAGTTCTTTTGGACTACCGGTTCCGCGCATCTATTGCGTCGATGAATCCTCCTGTTCCGTGCTGCAGGAAGACTTGGGCGAACATAACTTGCTCGATAATATCTTGCCGCCGGGACACGAAAAGAAGACGGGCAATGTTCGAATCCTCTATCCGGAGGTCATCGATTCTCTGATTAAGTGGCAGGATGTTTCCCGTTCGTTGTTCAGCTCCCGTTCCGATTTGTGGTTGCGCCGTTTCGATTTCGACGCGCTGAAGTGGGAAACGGACTACTTTACTGAAAATTATCTCAAGGCTCACAAGGGTATTGCCGAAATTCCGGAATGTGTCCGCCAGTTCTATTCCCTGTTGGCTATTTCTGTCGAGGCGCAGCACAAGGTGCTGATGCACCGTGATTTCCAGAGCCAGAACATTATGGTGAAGCCCAATTCCGAAATTGCCTTTGTTGATTTCCAGGGTGCACGCCGCGGTGCGATGTTCTACGACCTCGCCTCCCTCCTGTGGGATCCCTATGTGGAACTGTCGCTGACCGAAATAAAGGATTTCTTCGAGTATTGGCGAATATCTTATCGTGAGGCGAAAACCTATTCCAAGGATGACGCCTGGGAAGCCTTTATCCATGCGAGTTTGCAACGCGTCATGCAGGCGATGGGCGCCTACTGCTTCTTGAGCAGGGTCAAAAAAATTGAAAAGTTCGAACAGTTCATCGAGCCGGGCAAGCGCCAACTGCGAATTGTCTTCGATGAATTCAAGAAGATGGCGAAGGCTACGTCTCCGCAGGTGTTCGACTTTATGGACAAGGCTTTGGTCTAG
- a CDS encoding glycosyltransferase, whose product MVKIGIVLATYNGEKYLRQMLDSLLAQTRPADFIVAVDDGSKDSTPEILKSYQDRLPLQICISPQNMGHRSAFSKSLELARPQLGDDDLIALADQDDVWLPQKLEILEKAIETSDGLSKKPDLVFGDAQVIDAEGKIIGNSWREMDGIPEHLSLRALLTGFTNVTGCMTLFRANLLEKILPIPEQVPVHDQWITFCACARNGYVSISDPVIQYRIHGQNAIGLGHSHTWTGNLKLNLQWARMITGTPLFGELSEDDQKFLKRYIGYIQDRLDKPIIPQYTAWVARNARSLYPHVSGLFGLIPRILYGIIGAPIITKFFGKK is encoded by the coding sequence ATGGTAAAAATCGGCATCGTTCTTGCAACCTATAACGGCGAAAAGTATCTTAGACAGATGCTCGATTCCCTATTGGCACAAACAAGGCCCGCCGACTTCATTGTCGCCGTGGATGACGGTTCTAAAGACAGTACTCCAGAAATCCTGAAAAGCTACCAGGATCGCCTGCCACTCCAGATATGCATTTCGCCCCAGAACATGGGACATCGCAGCGCCTTTTCGAAGTCGCTGGAACTCGCCCGCCCGCAACTGGGCGACGACGACCTGATTGCCCTTGCCGACCAGGACGATGTATGGCTTCCGCAGAAACTCGAAATTCTAGAAAAGGCCATCGAAACGAGTGACGGACTTTCGAAGAAGCCCGACCTGGTTTTCGGAGATGCACAAGTCATCGATGCCGAAGGAAAAATCATCGGAAATTCTTGGCGAGAGATGGACGGCATTCCCGAGCACCTGTCCCTCAGGGCACTTCTGACCGGATTTACCAATGTAACCGGCTGCATGACCCTCTTTAGGGCAAACCTCCTCGAAAAGATTTTACCCATTCCCGAGCAGGTTCCCGTCCATGACCAATGGATTACATTCTGCGCCTGCGCCCGTAACGGATATGTTTCTATTTCCGACCCGGTCATCCAATACAGGATTCACGGGCAAAACGCAATCGGTCTTGGACACTCGCACACTTGGACGGGCAATCTGAAGCTGAACCTGCAATGGGCTCGCATGATCACGGGAACACCCCTTTTCGGCGAACTTTCTGAAGACGACCAGAAATTTTTGAAACGCTACATCGGTTACATTCAAGACCGACTCGACAAGCCAATTATTCCGCAGTACACCGCCTGGGTCGCCCGAAATGCCCGTAGCCTTTACCCTCATGTTTCGGGGCTTTTCGGTCTTATTCCGAGAATCCTTTACGGCATTATCGGCGCTCCTATCATCACCAAGTTTTTCGGAAAGAAATAA
- the rapA gene encoding RNA polymerase-associated protein RapA yields MMNFKIGQRYVSQSEPTLGLGIVTEVQDRIVKISFPAVRDVRCYRSMGAPVDRFELSVGDTAKSEKGLSFTVESVKDVDGLLVYTGRGGRQMKESELSGKISIARPEDLFRALRENRISNSALFARRESAMELSCKWISSPVRGMIGPRTSMIPHQYYLCSRACDSSTLPRLMLSDEVGLGKTIEAGMIWHALKSRGRLTRTLIIVPETLKHQWLIEMKRRFNHLFTLVDEGYIKGLFVNDDDDRPNPFTIANDIICSIDFLIKQPALIEDLLKTNWDMVIIDEAHHLVCEDGFTSHEYLLANAVVQRSKGVLLLTGTPLQFQPESQFNRLKMLDPVRFSDYNSFIKDQDAYRKLVNELSKLPTDPGEQMSWDDLNECVPKKSMIRPWLEQESAKSMPADEWIRRIVDAVGTGSVVFRNTRKGVGGFPKRVLDEIPLEPNQNYRDMVNVAAENDLDMSTDIQENGLLCTSYSDAWALDERYVWLKGFLKEHANDKVLLICESIQVVQALETLLTEFMGEGAFSMFHENMTIMARDKAAANFSRENGANLLIASEIGSEGRNFQFAHHLVLFDLPLDASLVEQRIGRLDRIGQTENIIIHVPYVKGSGQEVMFRWYHNGLNAFGTPMMSGGELFLKYTDELIAALADPKDLLQNFVDTVIPKVKKDCDTMRKNIEKGRDRLLEFNSRNPAKAKEITDEILKIDADQNLQTLVFSSLMDRGLEIEKSKIKGCYVISMGTQVEAGSVPGMPESVGMAGTGGGGRITQSVGNFEESSGDGDEDSRFCDTSSLTVTFDRNVAMIHDEVDFVSLEHPLSQGVIDFETTLDNGAVSCNIWPNSGMRGLMMQYNFAVDFSIAEEWGVSDIAGPRYLSVLVNPMGEDMSAKLDDLKNACFKDVPVPQGNAAVNMTLKYFGKDGLAIARRIVSAKAKEYAEEAAAAVEARAEQEYQRMNHLLSMRGKAGNNAQLQQLRKNAQEWKKIISNPQIRLDAIRLLVCR; encoded by the coding sequence ATGATGAATTTCAAGATTGGCCAACGCTATGTAAGTCAATCGGAACCTACACTCGGGCTTGGTATTGTCACCGAGGTGCAAGACCGTATTGTTAAGATTTCTTTCCCTGCTGTCCGTGATGTCCGTTGCTACCGTTCTATGGGGGCTCCTGTAGATCGTTTTGAACTTTCGGTAGGCGATACGGCAAAAAGCGAAAAGGGACTGTCTTTTACGGTAGAATCTGTCAAGGATGTCGACGGCCTGCTTGTCTATACGGGCCGTGGCGGTAGGCAGATGAAAGAATCGGAATTGAGCGGCAAAATTTCGATTGCCCGTCCCGAAGATTTGTTCCGTGCACTCCGTGAAAACCGCATTTCGAATAGTGCGCTGTTTGCCCGTCGCGAAAGCGCCATGGAACTTTCTTGCAAGTGGATTTCGTCGCCGGTACGAGGCATGATCGGACCGCGCACTTCCATGATTCCGCACCAGTATTATCTGTGTAGCCGAGCTTGCGATAGCTCGACCCTCCCGCGCTTGATGCTTTCGGACGAAGTGGGCCTCGGTAAGACTATCGAAGCTGGAATGATTTGGCATGCGCTCAAGTCCCGCGGTCGCTTGACCCGCACCTTGATTATTGTGCCTGAAACCTTGAAGCACCAGTGGCTCATCGAAATGAAGCGTCGCTTCAACCATCTCTTTACGCTGGTGGACGAAGGCTATATTAAGGGTTTGTTCGTGAACGACGACGATGACCGCCCGAATCCGTTCACGATTGCAAACGATATTATTTGTTCCATTGATTTTCTGATCAAGCAGCCGGCGCTTATCGAGGACCTGCTCAAGACGAACTGGGACATGGTGATTATCGACGAAGCGCACCACCTGGTTTGCGAAGATGGCTTTACCAGCCACGAGTATCTGCTTGCCAATGCGGTGGTTCAGCGTTCCAAGGGCGTACTCCTGTTGACGGGTACGCCGCTGCAGTTCCAGCCGGAATCGCAGTTCAACCGACTCAAGATGCTTGATCCGGTACGCTTCAGCGATTACAACAGCTTTATCAAGGACCAGGATGCTTACCGCAAGCTGGTCAACGAGCTTTCCAAGCTGCCGACCGATCCGGGCGAACAGATGAGTTGGGACGACCTGAACGAATGCGTGCCCAAGAAGTCGATGATCCGTCCTTGGCTTGAACAGGAAAGTGCGAAGAGCATGCCTGCTGACGAATGGATCCGTCGCATCGTGGATGCCGTGGGTACGGGCTCGGTGGTGTTCCGCAATACCCGTAAGGGCGTGGGCGGATTCCCGAAGCGCGTGCTCGACGAAATTCCGCTGGAACCGAACCAGAACTACCGTGATATGGTGAACGTGGCTGCCGAAAACGATCTCGACATGTCCACCGACATTCAAGAAAACGGCCTCCTCTGCACGAGCTATTCCGATGCCTGGGCACTCGATGAACGCTACGTGTGGCTCAAGGGATTCTTGAAGGAACATGCGAACGACAAGGTGCTCCTGATTTGCGAATCGATTCAGGTGGTGCAGGCTCTTGAAACGCTCCTGACGGAATTTATGGGCGAAGGCGCCTTCTCGATGTTCCACGAGAATATGACGATTATGGCCCGCGACAAGGCTGCTGCGAATTTCAGCCGTGAAAACGGCGCGAACCTGCTGATTGCCTCCGAAATCGGTTCCGAAGGCCGCAACTTCCAGTTTGCCCATCACCTGGTCCTGTTTGACTTGCCTTTGGATGCCTCGTTGGTGGAACAGCGTATTGGCCGTCTTGACCGTATCGGCCAGACCGAAAACATTATCATCCACGTGCCTTATGTAAAGGGCTCCGGCCAGGAAGTCATGTTCCGCTGGTACCACAACGGCTTGAACGCCTTCGGCACTCCGATGATGAGCGGTGGTGAACTCTTCCTCAAGTATACGGACGAACTGATAGCCGCCCTTGCCGATCCTAAGGACCTTCTTCAGAACTTTGTTGATACTGTAATCCCGAAGGTCAAGAAGGATTGCGATACCATGCGCAAGAATATCGAGAAGGGGCGTGACCGTCTGTTGGAATTCAATTCACGTAACCCTGCGAAGGCGAAGGAAATCACCGACGAAATCTTGAAGATCGATGCGGACCAGAATTTGCAGACGCTCGTGTTCTCGTCGTTGATGGATCGCGGTCTTGAAATCGAAAAGAGTAAGATTAAGGGCTGCTATGTAATCAGCATGGGAACGCAGGTCGAAGCGGGTTCTGTGCCGGGAATGCCTGAATCGGTGGGAATGGCCGGAACCGGTGGTGGCGGCCGCATCACGCAGTCGGTCGGAAACTTCGAAGAAAGTTCGGGTGACGGCGACGAGGATTCTCGTTTCTGCGATACGTCTAGCCTGACGGTGACTTTTGACCGCAACGTCGCGATGATTCACGACGAAGTAGATTTCGTAAGCTTGGAACATCCGCTGTCGCAGGGCGTCATCGACTTCGAGACGACGCTTGACAATGGTGCTGTTTCCTGCAATATCTGGCCGAATTCCGGAATGCGCGGACTCATGATGCAGTATAACTTTGCGGTTGATTTCTCCATTGCCGAAGAATGGGGCGTTTCCGATATCGCAGGGCCTCGCTACCTGAGCGTGCTCGTGAACCCGATGGGCGAGGACATGTCTGCGAAACTCGATGATTTAAAGAACGCCTGTTTCAAGGATGTTCCTGTTCCGCAGGGCAATGCCGCTGTGAACATGACGCTCAAGTATTTCGGCAAAGACGGCCTCGCGATTGCCCGCCGCATTGTTTCTGCAAAGGCGAAGGAATATGCCGAAGAGGCTGCCGCTGCGGTAGAGGCCCGCGCTGAGCAGGAATACCAGCGTATGAACCATTTGCTTTCGATGCGTGGCAAGGCGGGCAACAACGCCCAGCTGCAACAGCTCCGCAAGAATGCGCAGGAATGGAAAAAGATTATTTCGAACCCGCAGATTCGCCTAGACGCGATTAGATTGCTTGTTTGCAGGTAG
- a CDS encoding glycosyltransferase family 2 protein, which produces MNSVCVVLVNYKNKEKTVDCLRALEKSSVQPSCVYIIDNASTEESRQYFWTFTFKFKVRWIWNDENRGFAAACNQGICAAQGDFAGSFIWLLNNDTLPEADALEKILSKALATGAGITGSLIKKANGEFSGGVCVIHPKFATVQRVSSPEATKFDYVEGSSFLISPECLKKTGLLSEDYFLYFEESDYCMHAKKNGFSLAWATDSIIWHDIGSSTGSEIAKGGVPYFIDCLMIRNRIHFGFRNGFSAVSLFAGLLISLGLRFKRLQFSRIATILVICLSERAFKKFIEKNGGSYEIRH; this is translated from the coding sequence ATGAATTCCGTCTGCGTTGTCCTAGTCAATTACAAGAACAAAGAAAAGACCGTAGACTGCCTACGCGCCCTCGAAAAGAGTTCTGTACAGCCAAGCTGCGTCTATATTATCGACAACGCCAGCACCGAAGAATCAAGGCAATACTTCTGGACCTTCACCTTCAAGTTCAAGGTCCGCTGGATTTGGAACGACGAAAACCGCGGTTTCGCGGCGGCCTGTAACCAAGGAATCTGTGCCGCACAAGGTGACTTTGCAGGAAGTTTTATCTGGTTGCTCAACAACGACACGCTGCCCGAAGCAGACGCGCTTGAAAAAATACTCAGCAAGGCCCTTGCAACGGGAGCAGGAATCACGGGTTCCCTTATCAAGAAGGCTAACGGAGAATTCTCGGGAGGCGTTTGCGTCATCCACCCGAAGTTTGCAACCGTGCAACGCGTCTCTTCGCCCGAAGCCACAAAATTCGACTACGTTGAAGGTTCCTCTTTCTTGATTTCGCCCGAGTGCCTGAAAAAGACGGGACTCCTGAGCGAAGACTATTTTCTGTATTTCGAGGAAAGCGATTACTGTATGCATGCAAAGAAAAACGGATTTTCTCTTGCATGGGCTACTGACAGTATTATCTGGCACGATATCGGATCTTCGACTGGCAGCGAAATTGCCAAGGGCGGAGTTCCCTACTTTATTGACTGCCTGATGATCCGCAACCGAATCCATTTCGGTTTCAGGAACGGTTTCTCTGCGGTGAGCCTGTTTGCAGGACTGCTGATCAGTCTCGGTCTACGATTCAAAAGACTGCAATTTTCTAGAATCGCCACCATTCTCGTCATCTGTCTATCCGAAAGGGCTTTTAAAAAGTTTATTGAAAAGAACGGGGGATCTTATGAAATTAGGCATTAA
- a CDS encoding PTS sugar transporter subunit IIA, with amino-acid sequence MTPFYVKNYPESVAFPKALGLAYDALVHGPVAFDAMTVWKSLSERVSQGIYMGEGLLLPHTRVAGLKEPLFAFVVCPQGFTDIQVKAGQVPRFMCLLLSPAESATAYTQFIAKIAYKLLNPAWREKALAANTSEDLLKLFEE; translated from the coding sequence ATGACCCCGTTTTATGTAAAGAATTACCCGGAATCGGTTGCGTTCCCGAAAGCATTGGGACTCGCTTACGATGCCCTGGTGCATGGTCCCGTCGCTTTCGATGCCATGACGGTGTGGAAGTCCTTGTCGGAAAGGGTATCCCAGGGTATTTATATGGGCGAAGGTCTCCTGTTGCCGCATACCCGTGTGGCGGGCCTAAAGGAACCTCTGTTCGCTTTTGTGGTTTGTCCGCAAGGCTTTACGGATATCCAAGTCAAGGCGGGGCAGGTTCCTCGGTTTATGTGTCTGTTGCTTTCGCCGGCAGAATCGGCGACGGCATATACGCAGTTTATTGCTAAAATTGCATATAAACTATTGAATCCGGCTTGGCGTGAAAAGGCGCTGGCCGCAAATACTTCCGAAGATCTGTTGAAATTATTTGAAGAATGA